ATAATAATTGTAGTACTGGTCGCCCAACTCGTCAAACTCCAAACGCAACTTCATGGCCGCATCGCCCAAATAAACGACTGGCACATCCAGCACGTCGGTTAGGCCGTCCGAATACGGATAAAACAAGATTGTTTTAATATTTGGCTCGTAAATAAAATCTTCGGTACGGAATGTTTTGGTTGCTACATAATTGCCGCCACCCGCCGAACTTGGCTGTACAGGCACGCAGGCCGTAGCCATTCCCAACAAGCAAACAAGGCAAAGTAAAGTTTTTCTGACTGAAAGATAAAGCATTGAATATAAGTTTGTTATTTATAATTCGTAACGAATATTTTGTTCAGGTACGCCCAACGAAGTCAGGACTTTTTCCCAATAATATCGCATTACGTTATTTTGCGTTTGTTGGTTGGGTTGCGCAGGAAACAAAATTCTAAACTGCGTACTGGCCAACACTTTTTTATCAACTTTAAAAGTCTGCTCAATGTACTGCACATCAGCGGCAGCGAGTTGCTCGGCTTGCTGGCGGTCAGTTATTTTATTGAGATGAAAATCGCGGCGTTCTGTGCCTTTCATAGATTCCACCATATCGCTCACCCAAATCACATAACGCCCGTCGCGAGCTGGTGCGCCTGCCAAATAGCGCGAAGCCGCCTCCAAACTGCGCCACAAATCCGTTTGCAGGTTGGTTTGTTCGGTGTTGTGCTGGGCAAATGCAGCGTCTATTTTATCCAAAAAATCAGCTTTTTGTTTGCGCAAATTGCTTTCAAATTCTGCCTGATTGTCTTCGGCGGTTTGGCGGCCTACGCCTTCATTGTTCGGCAAAGGCACATTGAGTTTGTCGTTTACAAATGGCGCATCGCCTCCCGTATTGGCATTGACAGGCCAAGCGGCCAGCGCGTCGCCATTGTTTTGTAAGGAGTCGGCCAACCATTTGCGCAAAGCCTCGCGGTGCGTCTGAAAGGCTGTTTCGTCGGTGCTGCTCAGGGTTTTGTCAATGAAAACAAGAATATGCCTGTTGCGAACGTCGGCAGTTGGTTGCGTAAATGTTTGGCTCTGCGGGGTCGTGTGTTCTTTTTCAGCAGACGAACAAGCCGACATCGTCCAAGCCAAGCCAAGCCCACACAATACCAAAGCGTAATTTTTGGGAATAAAAATAGACACAGAAAGCATGATGATTTTTTAGTAAAAAAGAAATGAAAACTATTTCACTGGGGGCATGGGTGGTTTTGGAGGCAAATCGAAGGGTTGCGGGTCGCTTTCAAACTTGCCTTTGTGTGCGCCATCGCAAAAGGGCATTTGCGCCGAGAGGCCACAACGACACAAAGAAACGAAATCGCGGCCACCTAAGCCGAACGTATTGCCGTTTACGTCCACTATCTCAAAATCGCCTTCCACACGAAACGAACCGTTAGGCTTGACCGTAATTTTGGTTTTGCTCATAATTTTTTTGATTGAAAAACATTGGTTGCGAAGTTAAGAAAACTTTAGGCAAGCCAAAGCCAAAAAGCAAAAGTTTGTGAAGGCTGTAAAGTAAAAAAGCCGTCCAGATTTGAGTCTGAACGGCTTTTTGTGCCTTGGGCCGGAATCGAACCGGCACTTCCGAGGAAACACGATTTTGAGTCGTGCGCGTCTACCAGTTCCGCCACCAAGGCTTGCTTTCTGCTGAATTGGTGCGCAAATATGGCAGGCTGTTTTCAGAAATGCAAGTATTCTCCAAAAATTTTTTAAAAAAAATTTATTTTAATTGATTATCAGCCATTTGTTTTTTGAGTTGGCGTGCGGCAAATGCGTAGCCACCTTCGGCACTGTCTATAAAATGCACTTCGCGGCCTGTGTTCTCGTACATGAGACAAGTCATCAAAGCGCGATCAGAAGCATGAACCCCGTAATAAATTTGGCCTTGCTGATATACACTTTCCAGATAGGCCGCCAGCCGCTCCCGATTGGCACGCGTACACGACAATACCATTTTGAGTGTGCCATCGTATTTACGAAAATCAGAAGCAATCATGTTTGTTTTTTTTACGTCCAACACGCGGGCTTTGTGTTTGCGATACGTGATATTAAGCCGCAAGCGCAAAATCCATTTCAAATTAAAAGATTCTTGTTTGGCGATTTTCAAAAAGCGCGCATAGTCCTCGCCTCCTTTAGTTTGGCGCGAAAGTATCGTAGCTTCTTTCGTAAAATACGACTCATCGGCCAGCTTCATGTTTTCTTCCGAAAGCGGATGATAGTCTTGTTCCGTGCCGAGTATGTTTTGTATTCCCTCAAAAATATCTTTGAGCAACTGCTTGTCAGCTTCTTTTTTGAGCTTAATAATCAACGAAATGGTTTCGCCTTTGTGGCTTTTGATGTCCTGCCAACGGCACGTAAAACCCGAAAAATCGGCTTTTTGCTGCGGCACATAATCTTCTGGCACAGCGTACAAATGCCCTTCCGTGCGGCTTTTTAGCTTGCTTTCGGCATAATCCAAACCGCTACCGCTAATCATGGCCTGATTGTAGGGCTGCGACACCTTGAATTTGGCGATGTCGATGCGCTCGCCGACCGCGTAAATATCGGCCACACGCAAAAAACCAATCCGCAAATCCAATTTAAAATGCTCGCGGCACATCTGGCGCGTATCCACCAAAATATCTTTTACCTGCGGGGCGATTGCCTCAGGAATCAGAAATGTGATGCCATCGCCACCGAAAACAAACGGATAATCCAAATCTTTATACAGATTAGAAACAGCCATCGTGGCAATGCCTCCCGCAATATTTACGTCTTTGTAGCGGCCTTCCTCAATGGCTTTGGTAGAGCCCATCACGTCCGTAATGACCACATACCAATCAGGCGGCACGGGCACGTATGTACTATCGTCAAATATTTTCTCAAAGTCCGTTACAAGCGGCAAATCTCTGTAAAAATGGTAGTTGGGCATGATATAAAGCGTTAAATGCAGTCATCAAGGTAGGGAAAAAAGCAATTGCGCTACAAATTTTCTTCCCACAACCTGAAACAGTACAAAAAAATGCTCCCCAATCGCTTACATTCGCCATTGGGGAGCATTTTAATACAAAAACTCAATATTCGTTTATTTGGTATTGCTTTCGCCTAAAGCAAGCTTTAGCTCCTGATTTTTCT
This genomic stretch from Flexibacter flexilis DSM 6793 harbors:
- a CDS encoding DUF3095 domain-containing protein; amino-acid sequence: MPNYHFYRDLPLVTDFEKIFDDSTYVPVPPDWYVVITDVMGSTKAIEEGRYKDVNIAGGIATMAVSNLYKDLDYPFVFGGDGITFLIPEAIAPQVKDILVDTRQMCREHFKLDLRIGFLRVADIYAVGERIDIAKFKVSQPYNQAMISGSGLDYAESKLKSRTEGHLYAVPEDYVPQQKADFSGFTCRWQDIKSHKGETISLIIKLKKEADKQLLKDIFEGIQNILGTEQDYHPLSEENMKLADESYFTKEATILSRQTKGGEDYARFLKIAKQESFNLKWILRLRLNITYRKHKARVLDVKKTNMIASDFRKYDGTLKMVLSCTRANRERLAAYLESVYQQGQIYYGVHASDRALMTCLMYENTGREVHFIDSAEGGYAFAARQLKKQMADNQLK
- a CDS encoding CDGSH iron-sulfur domain-containing protein yields the protein MSKTKITVKPNGSFRVEGDFEIVDVNGNTFGLGGRDFVSLCRCGLSAQMPFCDGAHKGKFESDPQPFDLPPKPPMPPVK